Proteins from a genomic interval of Acomys russatus chromosome 19, mAcoRus1.1, whole genome shotgun sequence:
- the Kdelr2 gene encoding ER lumen protein-retaining receptor 2, which translates to MNIFRLTGDLSHLAAIVILLLKIWKTRSCAGISGKSQLLFALVFTTRYLDLFTSFISLYNTSMKLIYIACSYATVYLIYMKFKATYDGNHDTFRVEFLVVPVGGLSFLVNHDFSPLEILWTFSIYLESVAILPQLFMISKTGEAETITTHYLFFLGLYRALYLVNWIWRFYFEGFFDLIAVVAGVVQTILYCDFFYLYITKVLKGKKLSLPA; encoded by the exons ATGAACATCTTCCGGCTTACTGGGGACCTGTCCCACCTGGCGGCCATCGtcatcctattgctgaagatctGGAAGACGCGCTCGTGTGCGG GCATTTCTGGGAAAAGTCAGCTTCTGTTTGCACTGGTCTTCACAACTCGTTACCTGGATCTTTTTACTTCGTTCATTTCATTATATAATACGTCTATGAAG CTTATCTACATCGCCTGCTCCTATGCCACCGTATACCTGATCTACATGAAATTTAAGGCCACCTATGACGGGAATCATGACACCTTCCGAGTGGAGTTCCTGGTGGTCCCTGTGGGAGGCCTCTCGTTCCTAGTCAACCATGACTTCTCTCCTCTTGAG ATCCTGTGGACCTTCTCCATCTACCTGGAGTCCGTGGCCATCCTTCCACAGCTCTTCATGATCAGCAAGACCGGCGAGGCCGAGACCATCACCACCCACTACCTCTTCTTCCTGGGCCTCTACCGTGCTCTGTACCTCGTCAACTGGATCTGGCGTTTCTACTTTGAGGGCTTCTTTGACCTCATCGCTGTGGTGGCCGGTGTAGTGCAGACCATCCTCTACTGCGACTTCTTCTACTTGTACATTACAAAAG TACTCAAGGGAAAGAAGCTCAGCCTGCCAGCGTAA